Sequence from the Rhizomicrobium sp. genome:
GGATCTCGAGGGCGCCGGGCACCGCGAGGCGCTCGAAATGCGCGTCGGCCTTCTCCAGCGCCGCCGTGGCGCCGTCGAGCAGCGCGTCGGAGATGTGGGTGTAGAACCGCGCCTCGACGATCAGGATGTTCGGCTTTTCAATCATGGGTCTGTTCCTCGCCGCGGATGGCGTGCGTGCCGACGATGTTGAGGTCGTAGCCTTCCAGCGCGACGATCTTCTTCTCCGGCGTGTCGGTCAAAAGGACCATGTCCTTCACGCCGAGATCGAGCAGTATCTGCGCGCCGACGCCCGTAACTCCTTCACCCGGCGGCGGTCGATGTCCTCGGTCACCCGCCGCGTCACGATGTCGGAGACGAAGGTCGGACGCGTGGTGCGCATGCAGCACCACGACGCCGCGCCCCTCCTTGGCGATGATGCGCATGGATTCGCCCAGCACGTCGCGTTTCGGCGGACTTCCAGTCCAGCATGTCGGTGAAGATGTTGACCGCGTGCATGCGCACCAGCACCGGCTCCGGCCCCGACAGATCGCCCTTCACCAGCGCGATATGCTCGGCATATTCGAGCTCGTTGGACGTAGACATACATCGTCCAGAGGCCGCCATGTGGCTTTCGAACGGCCCTTCGACCGTGCGCTTGACGAAGTGGTCGTATTTGCGGCGGTAGGAGATCAAATCCGCGATGGTGCCGATCTTGAGGCCGTGGAGCTGGGCGAAGGGCACGAGGTCGGGCAGCCGCGCCATCGTGCCGTCGTCGTTCATGATCTCGCAGATGACGCCGGCCGGGATCAGGCCGGCCAGGCGGGCGATGTCGACCGCCGCTTCGGTGTGCCCCGCCCCGCACCAGCGCGCCGCCATGGCGGGCGACCAGCGGAAAAACATGGCCGGGCGAGGTGATGTCGGCGGCGCCCTTGGTCGGATCGATCGCCCACCGAGATCGTGTGGGCGCGGTCATGCGCCGAGATGCCGGTCGAGATGCCTTCGCGGGCCTCGATGGAGATCGTGAAGGCGGTCTGGTTCGGGGTGCCGTTGACCTGGGTCATCATCGGGATGTTCAGGTCGTTGGCGCGCTCCTGCGTCAGCGCCAGGCAGATCAGGCCGCGGCCGAACCTGGCCATGAAATTGACCGCCTGGGGCGTGCACATCTGCGCCGGGATGACGAGGTCGCCCTCGTTCTCGCGTCGTCGGCGTCCATCAGGATGAACATGCGCCCGTTGCGCGCGTCCCTCGATGACGTCTTCGATCTTCGAAATGTAATCGTGATAGACCGCGACGTTCATCCCTTCACGAGCCTCGCCACATAGCGCGCCAGAAGATCGATCTCGAGATTGACCTTCATGCCGGGCTTCAGCTTTCCGAAGGTCGTCACCTTCTGCGTGTGCGGGATGATGTTCACGCCGAAGCGGGCGCCGTCGACGTCGTTGACCGTCAGCGACACGCCGTCGAGCGCCACCGAGCCCTGGCCGCGATGAGCCTGGCCAGCGCGACCGGCGCCTCGAACACCACGCGGATGGATTCGCCTTCCGGGAGGACCAATTTGACCTCGGCCACGCCGTCGACATGGCCGCTGACGATATGGCCGCCGAACTCG
This genomic interval carries:
- a CDS encoding 3,4-dihydroxy-2-butanone-4-phosphate synthase, with amino-acid sequence MAARWCGAGHTEAAVDIARLAGLIPAGVICEIMNDDGTMARLPDLVPFAQLHGLKIGTIADLISYRRKYDHFVKRTVEGPFESHMAASGRCMSTSNELEYAEHIALVKGDLSGPEPVLVRMHAVNIFTDMLDWKSAETRRAGRIHAHHRQGGARRRGAACAPRVRPSSPTS
- a CDS encoding 3,4-dihydroxy-2-butanone-4-phosphate synthase, giving the protein MNVAVYHDYISKIEDVIEGRAQRAHVHPDGRRRRENEGDLVIPAQMCTPQAVNFMARFGRGLICLALTQERANDLNIPMMTQVNGTPNQTAFTISIEAREGISTGISAHDRAHTISVGDRSDQGRRRHHLARPCFSAGRPPWRRAGAGRGTPKRRSTSPAWPA